One genomic region from Microtus ochrogaster isolate Prairie Vole_2 unplaced genomic scaffold, MicOch1.0 UNK96, whole genome shotgun sequence encodes:
- the LOC101988524 gene encoding pregnancy-specific glycoprotein 22-like: MEGFFVLLCNHWQGLLLTASLFSFWHLPTTAQPTIESVPPIVAEGENVRLFIHNLPENFQGFVWFKGISVFRDHEVARYTLKERSSVMGPANTGRETANSDGSLVLRNVTKNDTGLYALRIECADMKSEEAHVQLLVNSSLSPCCNPLTSSQLMIQSMPLYVKEREDVFLQVYNLPEDLQAFTWYRAVYRVPYYEIVEWSKILNTVTWGDQYTGRELVYDNGSLLLQNVAEEDAGMYTLEILKSDFKIEKAYVQFHVNKYVAQPFVRITNGVVSSHRSVIFTCVSPDTAISFRWIFNNKPLRLSRRMTLSPTKCGLRIYPVRMENFGEYRCEVFNRVSSKISPPVLFR, translated from the exons ATGGAGGGGTTCTTTGTGCTTCTCTGCAACCACTGGCAGGGGCTTCTGCTCACAG cctcccttttctccttctggcATCTCCCCACTACTGCTCAG CCCACTATTGAATCAGTGCCACCCATTGTTGCTGAAGGGGAAAATGTTCGTCTATTTATTCACAATCTTCCAGAGAATTTTCAAGGTTTTGTTTGGTTCAAAGGAATATCTGTGTTCAGGGACCATGAGGTTGCCCGATACACATTAAAGGAGAGATCAAGTGTGATGGGGCCTGCAAACACTGGGAGAGAGACAGCAAACAGTGATGGATCCTTGGTGCTTCGCAATGTCACTAAGAATGACACTGGATTGTATGCTTTACGAATCGAGTGTGCAGATATGAAAAGTGAAGAAGCACATGTGCAACTCCTGGTGAACA gCTCCCTTTCTCCATGCTGTAACCCTCTCACCTCTTCTCAACTCATGATCCAATCCATGCCTCTGTATGTTAAGGAACGGGAAGATGTTTTTCTCCAAGTTTATAATCTTCCAGAAGATCTGCAAGCCTTTACCTGGTACAGGGCAGTATATAGGGTTCCATATTATGAAATTGTTGAATGGAGCAAAATCTTGAATACTGTCACCTGGGGAGATCAATATACTGGAAGAGAGCTGGTGTATGACAACGGATCCCTGCTGCTCCAGAATGTCGCTGAAGAAGATGCAGGAATGTACACACTAGAAATTTTGAAAAgtgatttcaaaattgaaaaagcTTATGTGCAATTCCATGTAAACA AGTATGTGGCACAGCCCTTCGTGCGAATCACTAACGGTGTAGTCTCATCACACAGATCTGTGATCTTCACCTGTGTTTCACCTGACACTGCTATCTCCTTCCGTTGGATCTTCAATAACAAACCTCTGAGGCTCTCAAGGAGAATGACTCTGTCCCCAACAAAATGTGGACTCAGAATATATCCTGTACGGATGGAGAATTTTGGAGAGTATAGATGTGAAGTCTTCAACCGAGTTAGTTCAAAGATCAGTCCCCCTGTCTTGTTTCGGTAA